In Pedobacter sp. WC2423, the following are encoded in one genomic region:
- a CDS encoding amino acid adenylation domain-containing protein, with amino-acid sequence MNNQNGVAIAIIGMAGKFPGAKDISEFWDNLSNSIESITSFSDQELTESGIQSDILRDPNYVKANAFVKDKEFFDAGFFGYSAAEASLMDPQIRIFHEICWKALEDAGIDVENNTDKIGLFAGGATNLNWLNYAYLSNKEQLVNEFSASQLRDITFLCSRVSYALNLQGPSIYLNTACSTSLVAIQRAAMSLLLRECKVALAGGVTIQNYSTRGYFHEDGMIQSKDGHCRAFDASASGTVIGEGAGVVVLKRLSDAIADGDHIHAVILGSGINNDGANKITFTAPGIDGQFQAILKAINMAKVPVESIGMLEAHGTGTSLGDPIEVEALNLAFGKSKAHYCALGSVKTNIGHLDVAAGVAGLIKAVLSIQHRQIPASLHYEAANPEINFKESPFYVNTALKEWRNDKYPLRAGVSSFGIGGTNAHIILEEAPAVKRSGDGRLGQVLVFSAKSEAALNRNLESFSSYVQSGKVAELADIAYTLAKGRTAFEFRKSLVCSNAVELQKALSEAITHKAAVVEGSAAPEVIFMFSGQGSQYLQMYGDLYVQELAFKATVDECLKIVLVQSGLDLKPVLFGTSKELINQTRYTQPLLFIAEYALSRLLMSWGIRPDKMIGHSVGEYVAACLSGVFSLEDSLLLVSKRGELMQGAPVGDMLSIGIAEEELKDYLFLAPQVCLAAHNSSSQCVVSGSREQIAEFKKIIELAGYSSRILHTSHAFHSHLMDGILDEFKAVLDKVKINKPELPFISNVTGEFVRAEEIGKAAYWVSHLREPVRFSEGAGRLLSDTVSAVLIEVGPGKALSTFIRSHHLRNSGHHVVSLVRGAQEEGDDLKQLLTGFGKLWSHGVKIDWNGFYSGQVRKKVSLPTYSFEPVRYPVNVDAIELLSELHPVALKERRKTIPEWFYYPSWKLLPMPVLSVDTKGSVLLFIDDDRVFEGLSSRYLESGRKVIRVRTGLAYAEESALSYRLAPGQAGDYQRLFASLSGYGVSAEQLVHGWGLTTEKENIYTDASGERYFYSLLEAVKYWLDSGDVSRDLVVLTSDLHPVLEQGETSGVQSMSLGLLKVLAQEYTGLSGRHIDISSAEISGGLVLDNLYKELQSGDRGSVVSLRQGHRWGEIFDSLSSDGALDSPAFKAGGTYLITGGSGQLGSVLNGYLQKNYQANVILLGRSASLRENHPGHLSAQVFYISCDISDEIAVEAAVKMAEERFGKVDGVIHAAGVVSGSSINMANELTALDFQAQFNPKVRGVEVLDAVFSSRELDFCILISSLSTVLGGLGFGAYGPANIYMDYYLKSQRKLGRLRQWMSVDLDGLSFSGIADDYISGEELTGVLEHSLHFLTHPRLVVSVKALDERYKRWVSSAPDSLLQVIAEEQVGQDRILSQESMLDLWQHILGKPGMDIDDDFFEMGGDSLKVLTLVGRIHKQFNVEISVKEFFNWTTVKKLDEYLSTKLELRKSGTGYVSIPKAAEADYYPLSYAQRRLYFLNQFDKDALAYNIPEFLILTGKINVELFNRAFKLLVRRHESLRTYFEIIDDQPVQRVLEKADPEIVYFQGGDPDQLIADFIAPFELSRAPLIRLGLIALDTEEHILMVDMHHIISDGESKNILIRDFMALYNEEVLPELNLQYKDYAVWQQSELQQQQIHLHKDFWLKEYENEVLTLELPADFPRPLVKQYAGDHLSFELNELETSGLKKLAEKEGVTLFMLLFAVHSILLSKLGNQEDIIIGVPAAGREHAELENILGMFVNTLPIRTNPQGNLTFKEFLAEVKQKTLSCFEHQSYPFEELIDELSIQRDTARNPLFDVVFSYQNYQQTALSISGLELKIKEIGQVMSKFDLTLDVSEKDDKLHFTFEYATGVFKRKTIERFSFYFNKILSSVLEDGNIGLSEIEMISSAEQNQLLNEFNNLTTDYPREKTVVDLFEEQVMRTPEHIAIVMDQVQLTYKELNDKSDQLASLLHDKGVKADSIVSILIDRSIETVIGMLGVLKAGGAYLPIDIDYPKERIDYLLKDSGSELVLMSRRFVYALREDLDYLYIEDLEFVEKRSLPARKVSPGDLCYIIYTSGTTGNPKGVMVEHKNLVRLFFNDKFQFNFGTGDVWTMFHSHCFDFSVWEMYGALLFGGKLVVISKNIARDTKAFLSLLRREKVTVLNQTPSAFYSLIKEENEIGDKALCLNYVIFGGEALSPGNLKDWRTKYPLVSLINMFGITETTVHVTYKEIGIVEILSNLSNIGKPIPTLSAYVLDKYQKLVPQGVIGELYVGGAGVSRGYLGKEDLTNAKFIDDPYEAGAKLYRSGDLVKWGDNGDLVYIGRIDDQIKIRGFRIELGEIESHLLNYDGINEVTVLMKQDKEDKFLVAYYTSAVAIDSSVLRMFLLEKMPDYMVPSYYVHMHNFPLTSNGKLDRKSLPDYKRQTTEQLQMPVGIIEEKLAEIWSEILAVDKSVIGTNISFFELGGQSLKAAALANRIFKEFNVEMPIRDIFKNSAIVHLHDFLKKAQPSLFKSISKAQPADYYPLSYAQKRMYFLYEFDKSSVTYNMPSAIRLSGTLDKMLLTEVFNSLLEYHEVLRTYFETFDRITVQKVLDETQLEIVEMECDFESLPAVLNSFIRPFDLSKAPLVRVGLISLALEEHVLIVDVHHIISDGISGNILIKDFMTLYSAAVLPVQNLQYKDYAVWQQSAAQQEETLLHQDFWLREYQEEVPALELPGDFSRPLDKQHAGAELIWELDLLESSALGKLAEKEGVTMFMLMFAAFNVLLSKLGNQEDIVVGVPTAGRDHAELEGILGMFVNTLPIRTSPEGNLSFREFLSVVKQKTLLCFEHQSYPYEEMIEKLHIKRDTSRNPLFDVMFSYQNYEQTALSVPGLDISPVKFSQVMSKFDLTLDITEHTHGLRLRFEYAKGIFKAETITRFAAYFKKILTSVLSEVNISLSRLEIIPDEERNLLLNTFNNTRADYSRKKTVIDFFEEQVARNPNQVAIAMSNESLTYRELNNNANAIAFLLKQELGNEDYPRVALLFDPSIEVIVCMLGVLKAGGTYVPLAANTPVTRTQSILNDCRADLLLIQESLVHEKQDSSIFNQTKIIPIAKIAVLAGTSENPLRTLGFDELIYILYTSGTTGKPKGVEVKHSGITNMLVAHKAFFDTEVGTRSSQVANISFDASAFEIWPCLASGGRLYIAEQEIRQDPELMYSWLEKNKIEISYQPSVIAEFLLKHILNVRSCDLKILNVAGDKFHYYPDWELPFKLYNLYGPTEDSIWTTCYELKYDIQPFGYNIGKPVANKRIYIVDRYDQLQPLGIYGQLCIAGDGLAKGYLNNEELTRDKFVGDPFYAGEIMYKTGDLARWLPDGNLEFIGRIDNQVKIRGNRVELSEIESQLLKHKSILKTSVLLMKKDNDEFLVAYYTSAQSLDPKDLKVLLSAELPGYMIPGFFIQLDDIALSASGKVDKKALPLPEINFNNDYLRPENDTQERLVRIWAEVLNADPSKISVNANFFDIGGHSVSMIMLNKMINTEFDTHISVAKSFRMPSIISIEAYLHNGDSEFRTINSNIDDAIEEANNTLNFLENTTD; translated from the coding sequence ATGAATAATCAAAATGGGGTTGCAATTGCAATCATTGGAATGGCCGGGAAATTTCCGGGTGCGAAAGATATCAGCGAATTTTGGGATAATCTCAGCAATAGCATAGAATCAATAACTTCCTTTTCTGATCAGGAGCTGACTGAAAGTGGAATTCAAAGTGATATTTTAAGGGATCCAAATTATGTTAAAGCAAATGCATTTGTAAAGGATAAGGAGTTTTTTGACGCCGGTTTTTTTGGGTATTCTGCAGCCGAGGCTTCTTTAATGGATCCACAGATAAGGATCTTTCATGAAATTTGCTGGAAAGCTTTGGAAGATGCTGGTATTGATGTTGAAAATAATACGGATAAAATTGGCTTGTTTGCCGGTGGGGCAACCAATTTAAATTGGCTTAATTATGCCTATTTATCTAATAAGGAGCAGCTTGTTAATGAGTTTAGCGCTTCGCAATTGCGTGATATTACATTTTTATGTTCAAGGGTTTCTTATGCGCTTAACCTGCAGGGACCCTCTATCTATTTAAATACTGCCTGTTCTACTTCTTTAGTTGCTATTCAGCGCGCCGCAATGAGTTTGCTACTAAGAGAATGTAAAGTAGCACTTGCAGGTGGTGTAACTATACAAAATTATTCAACCAGGGGGTACTTCCATGAAGATGGGATGATCCAGTCTAAGGACGGGCATTGCCGGGCTTTTGATGCTTCGGCAAGTGGAACTGTAATAGGAGAAGGTGCTGGTGTTGTTGTACTTAAAAGATTAAGTGATGCGATAGCTGATGGAGATCATATCCACGCAGTTATTTTGGGCAGTGGTATCAATAATGACGGAGCCAATAAAATAACTTTTACTGCACCTGGTATTGATGGACAATTTCAGGCCATATTAAAAGCCATAAACATGGCAAAGGTACCTGTTGAGAGCATCGGGATGCTGGAAGCGCATGGAACAGGGACGAGTCTTGGAGATCCTATAGAGGTAGAAGCGTTAAACCTTGCCTTTGGGAAAAGTAAGGCGCATTATTGTGCTTTGGGTTCAGTAAAAACTAATATTGGCCACCTGGATGTAGCGGCAGGTGTAGCGGGCCTGATCAAAGCAGTGCTTTCGATTCAGCACCGTCAAATCCCGGCGAGTCTTCATTATGAGGCTGCGAATCCGGAGATCAATTTTAAAGAGAGTCCGTTTTATGTGAATACTGCGCTTAAAGAATGGCGGAATGACAAATATCCATTAAGGGCAGGTGTCAGCTCATTTGGTATCGGGGGAACCAATGCACATATTATCCTGGAAGAAGCTCCTGCTGTTAAAAGGTCAGGTGATGGTCGTTTGGGCCAGGTGCTGGTTTTCTCAGCAAAAAGTGAAGCAGCCTTAAACCGTAACCTGGAATCATTTAGTTCTTATGTGCAATCAGGTAAAGTTGCTGAGCTGGCCGATATAGCTTATACGCTGGCTAAGGGACGCACAGCTTTTGAATTCCGCAAGAGCCTGGTTTGCAGTAATGCAGTTGAGCTTCAAAAAGCTTTAAGTGAGGCAATAACCCACAAAGCAGCAGTAGTAGAAGGTTCAGCTGCTCCTGAAGTCATTTTTATGTTCTCCGGACAGGGAAGTCAATACCTGCAGATGTATGGCGATCTCTATGTACAGGAACTGGCTTTTAAAGCTACAGTGGATGAATGTTTAAAAATTGTTCTGGTCCAGTCGGGTCTGGATTTAAAACCTGTATTATTTGGCACATCGAAAGAGCTGATCAACCAGACACGTTATACCCAGCCTTTATTGTTTATTGCAGAATATGCACTTTCGCGGCTATTGATGAGCTGGGGTATCCGTCCGGATAAAATGATCGGCCATAGTGTAGGTGAATATGTTGCCGCTTGTCTGAGTGGTGTTTTTTCACTGGAAGACAGTTTGTTACTGGTGAGTAAACGAGGTGAGCTGATGCAGGGTGCACCTGTTGGTGATATGCTGAGTATCGGTATTGCTGAAGAAGAACTGAAGGATTATCTTTTTTTGGCTCCCCAGGTTTGCCTGGCTGCGCATAACAGCAGTTCCCAGTGTGTGGTTTCGGGTAGCCGCGAGCAAATCGCTGAGTTTAAAAAGATTATTGAACTGGCTGGTTACAGCAGCCGGATTTTACATACTTCACATGCATTTCATTCGCATCTGATGGATGGAATACTGGATGAATTTAAGGCGGTACTGGATAAAGTAAAGATCAATAAGCCTGAACTTCCTTTTATTTCGAATGTTACGGGTGAGTTTGTCCGGGCAGAAGAGATCGGCAAAGCGGCCTACTGGGTATCACATCTGCGTGAACCTGTTCGTTTTAGCGAAGGTGCAGGCAGATTGTTATCGGATACAGTATCAGCCGTTTTGATAGAGGTTGGTCCGGGTAAGGCACTGAGTACTTTTATCCGTAGTCATCATTTAAGAAACAGTGGTCACCATGTGGTCTCTCTTGTAAGGGGGGCGCAGGAAGAAGGAGATGACCTGAAGCAGTTGTTAACAGGTTTTGGCAAGCTTTGGAGTCATGGAGTGAAGATAGATTGGAACGGGTTTTATAGCGGACAGGTTCGTAAAAAAGTTTCCCTGCCGACTTATAGTTTTGAGCCGGTAAGGTATCCTGTAAATGTGGATGCAATAGAATTGTTATCAGAGTTACATCCTGTTGCATTAAAGGAACGCAGAAAGACTATTCCGGAGTGGTTTTATTATCCAAGCTGGAAATTACTTCCGATGCCGGTTTTGTCAGTGGATACTAAAGGCAGTGTATTATTGTTTATTGATGATGATCGTGTTTTTGAGGGACTTTCTTCCCGTTATCTTGAGTCGGGAAGGAAAGTTATCCGGGTGAGAACGGGGTTGGCTTATGCAGAAGAGTCAGCGCTATCTTATCGCTTAGCTCCAGGTCAGGCAGGTGATTACCAGCGGTTGTTTGCCAGTCTTTCTGGCTATGGGGTATCTGCAGAACAGCTTGTTCATGGCTGGGGATTAACCACAGAAAAGGAAAATATTTATACGGATGCTTCTGGTGAGCGTTACTTCTATAGTTTGCTGGAAGCTGTTAAATACTGGCTTGATAGTGGAGATGTTTCCAGAGACCTGGTTGTTTTGACCAGTGATCTGCATCCTGTTTTGGAGCAGGGGGAAACTTCGGGTGTTCAATCGATGTCGCTGGGTTTACTTAAAGTACTCGCACAAGAGTATACTGGTTTATCGGGTCGTCACATTGACATCAGTTCGGCTGAAATATCTGGTGGACTGGTATTGGACAACTTATATAAAGAATTGCAATCAGGAGATCGTGGTAGTGTGGTTTCACTTCGTCAGGGGCATAGATGGGGAGAGATCTTTGATTCTCTTTCCAGTGATGGAGCGCTTGATTCACCTGCTTTCAAAGCAGGAGGAACTTACCTGATTACCGGAGGGTCCGGACAGCTGGGCTCAGTATTAAATGGTTATTTGCAGAAGAATTACCAGGCGAATGTGATTTTGCTCGGACGCAGTGCAAGTTTAAGAGAAAATCATCCTGGCCATTTGAGTGCTCAGGTATTCTATATAAGTTGTGATATTTCGGATGAGATTGCTGTTGAGGCAGCGGTGAAGATGGCTGAAGAAAGATTTGGTAAAGTTGATGGTGTGATCCATGCGGCAGGGGTAGTTTCAGGAAGCAGCATTAATATGGCAAATGAACTGACTGCTTTAGATTTCCAGGCACAATTTAATCCAAAAGTAAGAGGCGTCGAAGTGCTGGATGCTGTGTTTAGCTCCCGGGAGCTGGATTTCTGTATCCTGATTTCTTCGTTATCAACAGTATTGGGCGGATTAGGATTTGGGGCTTATGGCCCGGCAAATATCTATATGGATTATTACCTGAAGTCGCAGCGTAAATTGGGACGTTTGAGGCAATGGATGAGTGTTGATCTGGATGGACTGAGTTTCTCAGGTATTGCAGACGACTATATTAGTGGTGAAGAACTGACAGGTGTGCTGGAACATAGTCTTCATTTTTTAACGCACCCACGTTTAGTAGTTTCAGTTAAAGCACTGGATGAGCGCTATAAGCGGTGGGTATCCTCTGCACCAGATTCTTTGTTACAAGTTATTGCAGAAGAACAAGTGGGGCAGGATCGTATTTTGTCGCAAGAGTCGATGCTGGACTTATGGCAGCATATTCTGGGTAAACCGGGGATGGATATTGATGATGATTTCTTTGAAATGGGTGGAGACTCGCTCAAAGTACTGACTTTAGTTGGCCGGATTCATAAACAGTTTAATGTGGAGATTTCGGTGAAAGAGTTTTTCAACTGGACAACGGTAAAGAAGCTGGACGAATATCTGAGTACAAAGTTAGAACTCCGAAAATCGGGTACCGGCTATGTGAGCATTCCTAAGGCAGCGGAAGCGGATTACTATCCGTTGAGTTATGCGCAGAGACGTCTTTATTTCTTAAATCAGTTTGATAAGGATGCACTTGCCTATAATATTCCGGAATTCCTTATCCTGACTGGAAAAATAAATGTTGAACTTTTTAACAGGGCTTTTAAACTATTGGTCCGTCGTCATGAGAGTTTAAGGACTTATTTTGAGATTATTGATGATCAGCCAGTACAAAGAGTGTTGGAGAAAGCTGATCCTGAAATTGTTTATTTCCAGGGCGGTGATCCAGATCAGCTTATTGCAGATTTCATCGCTCCTTTTGAACTTTCCAGGGCACCTTTGATTCGTTTGGGGCTAATCGCTTTGGATACAGAGGAACATATATTAATGGTGGATATGCACCACATCATATCTGATGGAGAATCTAAAAACATTCTGATCAGAGATTTTATGGCTTTATACAATGAAGAGGTACTGCCAGAATTGAACCTTCAGTATAAGGACTATGCAGTATGGCAGCAAAGTGAGTTACAACAGCAACAAATCCATTTACACAAAGATTTCTGGCTAAAAGAATATGAGAATGAGGTGCTGACATTGGAGCTTCCTGCTGATTTCCCCCGTCCGCTAGTCAAACAATATGCGGGTGACCATTTAAGTTTTGAGCTGAATGAATTGGAAACATCCGGATTGAAAAAGCTGGCTGAGAAGGAAGGTGTGACCTTGTTTATGTTATTATTTGCGGTTCATAGTATATTGCTGAGTAAGTTGGGTAACCAGGAAGACATCATTATTGGAGTACCTGCAGCGGGCCGTGAGCATGCAGAACTGGAAAATATCCTAGGGATGTTTGTCAATACGTTGCCTATACGTACAAATCCTCAGGGTAATCTTACTTTCAAAGAGTTTTTAGCTGAGGTTAAACAAAAGACCCTTTCATGTTTTGAACATCAATCCTATCCTTTTGAAGAATTGATTGACGAGCTGAGTATTCAAAGGGATACAGCACGCAATCCATTGTTTGATGTAGTATTTAGTTATCAGAATTATCAGCAAACAGCACTATCAATTTCTGGTCTTGAACTGAAAATAAAAGAGATTGGGCAGGTAATGTCAAAATTTGACCTGACGCTGGATGTAAGTGAAAAAGATGATAAACTACATTTTACATTCGAATATGCTACAGGGGTATTCAAAAGAAAAACAATAGAACGTTTCTCATTCTATTTTAATAAAATTTTAAGTTCCGTTCTGGAAGATGGAAACATTGGCTTGAGTGAGATTGAAATGATCTCTTCAGCGGAACAAAATCAATTGCTCAATGAGTTTAACAATTTAACAACTGATTATCCCAGGGAAAAAACAGTTGTCGACTTGTTTGAAGAACAAGTGATGAGGACTCCGGAACATATTGCTATAGTTATGGATCAGGTACAGCTGACCTATAAAGAACTAAATGATAAATCGGATCAATTAGCTTCTTTATTGCATGATAAAGGAGTAAAAGCTGATTCAATTGTCTCCATACTAATAGACCGCTCAATAGAGACTGTTATAGGGATGCTTGGGGTACTCAAAGCGGGGGGGGCTTATTTGCCAATAGATATTGATTACCCTAAAGAACGAATCGATTATCTTCTGAAAGATAGCGGATCTGAGTTGGTTTTAATGAGCCGGAGATTTGTGTATGCGCTGCGGGAAGACTTGGATTACTTATATATAGAAGATCTTGAATTTGTTGAAAAGCGCTCATTACCTGCAAGGAAAGTTAGTCCAGGAGACCTATGCTATATTATTTATACCTCAGGTACGACAGGAAATCCAAAAGGGGTAATGGTGGAGCATAAAAATTTAGTCCGGCTGTTTTTCAATGATAAATTCCAGTTTAATTTTGGTACCGGAGATGTCTGGACTATGTTTCATAGTCACTGTTTTGATTTCAGTGTATGGGAAATGTATGGTGCTCTGTTATTTGGAGGGAAACTGGTTGTCATCTCCAAAAATATAGCAAGAGATACTAAGGCTTTCCTCTCTTTGTTACGTAGAGAAAAAGTAACTGTATTGAACCAAACGCCAAGTGCATTTTACAGTCTGATCAAGGAAGAAAATGAAATTGGGGATAAAGCCCTGTGTCTTAATTATGTGATATTTGGAGGAGAAGCCTTAAGCCCGGGAAATCTTAAAGATTGGAGAACTAAATATCCTCTGGTTAGTCTGATCAATATGTTTGGGATTACAGAAACAACGGTTCACGTAACTTATAAAGAAATTGGAATAGTTGAAATCCTTAGTAATTTAAGTAACATAGGAAAACCTATCCCTACACTTTCTGCTTATGTTTTGGATAAATATCAAAAACTTGTTCCCCAGGGAGTAATTGGAGAATTATATGTAGGCGGAGCAGGTGTTTCCAGAGGTTATCTTGGTAAAGAGGATTTAACGAATGCGAAATTTATTGATGATCCTTATGAGGCAGGTGCAAAATTATATCGCTCAGGCGATCTGGTAAAATGGGGAGATAACGGTGATTTGGTTTACATCGGAAGGATAGATGACCAGATAAAAATCAGAGGTTTCCGGATAGAATTGGGAGAAATCGAAAGTCATCTGCTGAATTATGATGGTATTAATGAAGTCACTGTTCTGATGAAACAGGATAAAGAAGATAAGTTCCTTGTAGCTTATTATACTTCGGCTGTAGCTATAGATTCTTCTGTTTTGAGGATGTTTTTGCTCGAAAAAATGCCTGATTATATGGTGCCTTCTTACTATGTACATATGCACAACTTTCCTTTGACCAGTAATGGAAAATTAGATAGAAAATCATTACCAGATTACAAAAGGCAAACAACTGAGCAACTTCAAATGCCTGTTGGTATAATTGAGGAAAAGCTTGCAGAAATATGGTCAGAAATATTAGCTGTAGATAAATCAGTAATCGGTACAAATATCAGCTTCTTTGAGTTGGGAGGGCAGTCTTTAAAGGCTGCTGCCTTGGCAAACAGAATATTTAAAGAGTTTAATGTAGAAATGCCAATCAGGGATATTTTTAAAAATTCAGCAATTGTTCATTTGCATGATTTTCTGAAAAAGGCTCAGCCTTCCCTTTTTAAAAGTATAAGTAAAGCTCAGCCTGCTGATTATTATCCGCTCTCTTATGCTCAGAAGCGAATGTACTTTTTGTATGAGTTTGACAAATCCTCAGTGACTTATAACATGCCATCAGCAATACGTTTATCTGGAACACTAGATAAAATGCTTTTGACTGAGGTCTTTAATAGTTTGCTGGAGTATCATGAAGTACTTCGTACTTATTTTGAAACATTTGACAGGATAACTGTACAAAAGGTACTGGATGAAACGCAGCTGGAAATTGTTGAGATGGAATGTGATTTTGAATCATTACCTGCAGTATTAAATAGCTTTATCAGGCCATTTGATCTATCTAAGGCTCCATTGGTCCGGGTCGGACTAATTTCTTTAGCCTTAGAGGAACATGTTTTGATTGTGGATGTACATCATATTATATCAGATGGGATCTCGGGAAATATCCTGATCAAGGATTTTATGACATTGTACAGTGCAGCTGTATTACCTGTACAAAATCTTCAATACAAGGATTATGCGGTATGGCAACAAAGTGCAGCACAACAGGAAGAGACTCTTTTGCATCAGGATTTTTGGTTAAGGGAATACCAGGAAGAAGTACCGGCGCTTGAGCTTCCTGGCGACTTCTCGCGTCCTCTGGATAAGCAACATGCGGGAGCAGAATTGATTTGGGAATTGGATCTGCTGGAAAGCTCGGCACTTGGAAAACTTGCAGAGAAAGAAGGTGTAACAATGTTCATGCTGATGTTTGCTGCTTTTAATGTCTTACTGAGTAAACTTGGTAATCAAGAAGATATAGTAGTTGGTGTTCCGACGGCGGGCCGGGATCATGCTGAGCTGGAAGGTATACTGGGCATGTTTGTGAATACGTTGCCAATAAGGACAAGTCCTGAAGGTAATTTGAGCTTCAGAGAATTTTTATCCGTGGTAAAACAAAAAACATTATTGTGTTTTGAACACCAGTCTTATCCTTATGAAGAAATGATTGAGAAGCTGCATATCAAACGTGATACCAGCCGGAATCCGCTGTTTGATGTGATGTTTAGTTATCAAAATTATGAGCAAACAGCTTTGTCTGTTCCGGGGCTTGATATCAGTCCTGTCAAGTTTAGTCAAGTGATGTCTAAATTTGATCTGACATTGGATATAACAGAGCATACACATGGTTTAAGACTGAGATTTGAGTATGCCAAAGGAATATTTAAGGCGGAAACGATAACGCGCTTTGCTGCTTATTTCAAAAAAATCTTAACATCGGTACTTTCAGAAGTAAATATATCTTTAAGTAGGCTGGAAATTATTCCTGACGAGGAACGTAATTTACTGTTAAATACGTTTAACAACACAAGAGCGGATTATTCCAGAAAAAAGACGGTTATCGACTTTTTCGAGGAGCAGGTGGCGCGTAACCCAAACCAGGTTGCTATTGCTATGTCGAACGAAAGTTTAACCTATAGAGAACTAAATAACAATGCGAATGCAATTGCATTTTTGCTTAAACAAGAGTTAGGAAATGAGGATTATCCGCGTGTAGCGTTATTGTTTGATCCTTCTATAGAAGTGATCGTTTGCATGTTAGGTGTACTAAAAGCGGGTGGGACATATGTTCCTTTAGCAGCCAACACGCCTGTTACAAGAACCCAGTCTATTCTGAACGATTGTAGGGCAGATCTTTTGCTGATTCAGGAATCTCTTGTACATGAAAAACAGGACAGCAGTATTTTTAATCAAACTAAAATTATTCCGATAGCTAAAATAGCTGTTCTGGCCGGGACATCCGAAAATCCTTTGAGGACGTTGGGTTTCGATGAATTAATCTATATACTTTATACTTCTGGAACAACCGGAAAACCAAAAGGTGTAGAAGTCAAACATAGTGGAATAACCAATATGTTGGTGGCCCATAAAGCTTTCTTTGACACAGAAGTGGGTACAAGATCCAGTCAGGTGGCAAATATATCTTTTGATGCGTCTGCTTTTGAGATATGGCCTTGTCTGGCGTCAGGAGGCAGACTTTATATCGCAGAACAGGAAATTCGCCAGGATCCGGAATTAATGTATTCCTGGCTGGAGAAGAATAAAATTGAAATATCCTATCAACCTTCTGTTATTGCAGAGTTCTTATTAAAGCATATTTTAAATGTCAGATCCTGTGACTTAAAGATTCTGAATGTGGCGGGGGATAAATTTCATTATTATCCAGATTGGGAATTACCTTTTAAACTCTATAATTTATACGGGCCAACAGAGGATTCTATCTGGACTACATGTTATGAATTAAAATATGACATCCAGCCTTTTGGGTATAACATAGGAAAACCTGTAGCTAATAAAAGAATCTATATTGTTGATCGTTATGATCAGCTTCAACCGTTAGGTATATATGGGCAGCTTTGCATCGCTGGAGATGGTTTGGCAAAAGGATACCTGAATAATGAAGAGCTTACAAGAGATAAATTTGTTGGGGATCCTTTTTATGCAGGTGAAATTATGTATAAAACCGGAGATCTGGCAAGGTGGTTACCGGATGGGAATCTGGAATTTATAGGTAGGATAGATAATCAGGTCAAAATCAGAGGAAACAGAGTTGAACTGAGTGAGATTGAAAGTCAATTGCTCAAACATAAATCTATCCTTAAAACATCGGTGCTGTTAATGAAAAAGGATAACGATGAATTTCTGGTTGCTTATTATACTTCGGCACAATCTTTAGACCCTAAAGATCTAAAAGTACTTCTATCTGCAGAATTACCTGGTTATATGATTCCCGGATTTTTTATCCAATTGGATGATATTGCTTTATCAGCAAGTGGTAAAGTGGATAAAAAGGCATTACCGCTTCCTGAAATCAATTTCAATAATGATTACTTAAGGCCGGAAAATGATACACAGGAACGGTTAGTCAGAATATGGGCTGAAGTACTAAATGCTGATCCATCTAAAATAAGCGTTAATGCAAATTTCTTTGATATTGGAGGACATTCAGTAAGTATGATTATGCTTAATAAAATGATTAATACTGAATTTGATACTCATATTTCTGTGGCTAAATCATTCAGGATGCCATCTATAATAAGCATCGAAGCTTATCTCCATAATGGAGATTCTGAATTCAGGACTATAAACAGCAATATTGATGATGCTATAGAAGAGGCAAATAATACTTTAAACTTTTTGGAAAACACAACTGATTAA